In one Gammaproteobacteria bacterium genomic region, the following are encoded:
- the rho gene encoding transcription termination factor Rho: MNLSELKQYSTKKLTEIAAESGVEIRSRLRKQDLIFNILKSQAKQGVDIYGGGVLEVLPDGFGFLRAPDSSYLAGPDDIYVSPSQIRRFGLRTGDTIEGKIRPPKESERYFAMLKIKSLNYEPPENTHGKILFENLTPLFAQDQLKMERGNGSKEDLTARIIDLISPIGKGQRGLIVSPPKAGKTLMMQNIATNIALNNPECKLFVLLIDERPEEVTEMQRMVRGEVIASTFDEPASRHVQVAEMVIERAKRLVEHKQDVIILLDSITRLARAYNTVAPSSGKVLTGGVDANALQRPKRFFGAARNVEEGGSLTIIATALIDTGSKMDEVIFEEFKGTGNMEVHLDRRIAEKRVWPAININRSGTRREELIVDQDFLTKAWILRKILHPMDDVQAIEFLLDKLKDTKTNEEFFTSMKR, encoded by the coding sequence ATGAACCTATCAGAACTAAAACAATATTCAACCAAGAAATTAACCGAAATAGCCGCTGAATCAGGAGTAGAAATCCGCTCCAGGCTTCGCAAACAAGACTTAATTTTCAATATTCTAAAGTCACAAGCCAAACAAGGTGTGGACATTTATGGCGGGGGAGTGCTGGAAGTCTTACCTGACGGTTTTGGCTTTTTAAGAGCTCCTGATAGTAGCTATTTAGCCGGACCAGATGATATCTATGTTTCACCGAGCCAAATCAGACGTTTCGGATTAAGAACCGGTGACACCATTGAAGGCAAAATCAGACCTCCTAAAGAGTCTGAAAGATATTTTGCCATGCTCAAAATTAAATCATTAAACTATGAGCCACCTGAAAACACTCATGGTAAAATTCTGTTTGAAAACCTCACTCCGTTATTTGCGCAAGATCAGCTCAAAATGGAACGCGGAAATGGTTCTAAAGAGGACTTAACTGCCAGAATCATTGACCTGATTTCACCAATTGGTAAAGGACAAAGGGGTTTGATTGTGTCACCTCCGAAAGCTGGTAAAACTCTGATGATGCAGAATATTGCAACAAATATTGCTCTCAATAATCCCGAGTGTAAATTGTTTGTTCTGTTAATTGACGAACGCCCTGAGGAAGTGACTGAAATGCAACGCATGGTTCGTGGCGAAGTAATTGCTTCGACATTTGACGAACCGGCTTCCCGCCATGTTCAGGTTGCCGAAATGGTGATTGAACGAGCTAAAAGACTGGTTGAACATAAACAGGATGTTATTATTTTATTGGACTCTATCACACGTTTGGCACGTGCTTATAACACGGTTGCTCCATCATCCGGAAAGGTGTTAACCGGTGGCGTTGATGCCAATGCATTGCAACGCCCTAAACGATTTTTTGGTGCAGCAAGAAATGTCGAAGAAGGCGGTAGCTTGACAATTATCGCAACCGCATTGATTGATACCGGCTCGAAAATGGATGAAGTTATTTTCGAAGAGTTTAAAGGAACCGGTAATATGGAAGTTCATTTGGACAGAAGAATTGCAGAAAAACGTGTCTGGCCGGCAATCAATATTAACCGTTCAGGTACAAGAAGAGAAGAGCTCATCGTCGATCAGGACTTTCTCACCAAAGCATGGATTTTGCGTAAAATTCTACATCCTATGGATGATGTCCAAGCCATTGAGTTTTTACTGGATAAACTCAAAGACACAAAGACAAACGAAGAGTTTTTCACTTCGATGAAGAGATAA